Genomic window (Allostreptomyces psammosilenae):
GGATCTCGCGGCATGGGCGTGCCGGTCAGGGCGTCCAGACCATCGTGCGCTGGTGAACGCGCCGGCCGTCGTGCCGGAGGCCGGGGATCAGTGGCGTGGGGCCGTGCTCGACGAAGCCCATCCGCCGGAAGAAGCGCACCGCCCGGGTGTTCTCGGCGACGGTCTGGAGGTGGCAGCCCGGGGAGCCGTGCTCCCGGAGGCGGTCGAACCAGCGGTTCATCAGCGCGGCGGCGGCGCCCGTGCCGCGGACGGACGGTGCCACGTTGATGTGCAGGTGCGCCGGCCATCGCCGGTCGTCGAGCTCCCCGGCGGTGGGCTGACGCCGCAGCGCGGCCCACGCCGAGTCGGCGGCGGCGCGGGCGAAGAAGGCGGCGGGTCGGCGCCGGAGGACCAGGCGGTGCCGCCGGATGGCGCCCTCCATGCGCGCGCTCTCGCTGGGGAAGGCGGCGCCGTCGAGGCACCCCGCCAGGTAGCCGACCAGCGCGCCGTCGACCACCGCGAGGAAGAGTGAGTCGGGCTCCCGGTCCATGTAGGGGGTGAGGTAGATGTCCGCCTCGGACTCCGCGTGGCCCCACAG
Coding sequences:
- a CDS encoding GNAT family N-acetyltransferase, with the translated sequence MEIRTFAETDRAELLGLFARAGEGAPTAALWGHAESEADIYLTPYMDREPDSLFLAVVDGALVGYLAGCLDGAAFPSESARMEGAIRRHRLVLRRRPAAFFARAAADSAWAALRRQPTAGELDDRRWPAHLHINVAPSVRGTGAAAALMNRWFDRLREHGSPGCHLQTVAENTRAVRFFRRMGFVEHGPTPLIPGLRHDGRRVHQRTMVWTP